A single region of the Pontibacter kalidii genome encodes:
- a CDS encoding Hsp20/alpha crystallin family protein, with amino-acid sequence MALTRYSGMQENMPNTFSAMLDRFFNESVNSRGFSGFTPHVDACETEHGYEIEAALPGVKKEDISIDFQEGRLTITGERKLEKNEENRRYHMLETQYGAFSRTFYLPDNVNPDKISAEFRDGILLVNVPKDEKKTMKRQINIASGETREVKSEKKKEKTLSENGATK; translated from the coding sequence ATGGCACTTACAAGATACAGCGGCATGCAGGAGAACATGCCGAATACGTTCAGCGCGATGTTGGACAGGTTCTTTAACGAGTCTGTCAACTCCAGGGGCTTCTCAGGTTTTACCCCACATGTGGATGCCTGTGAGACAGAGCACGGCTATGAGATTGAGGCTGCCTTGCCGGGTGTGAAGAAAGAGGATATCTCCATTGACTTTCAGGAAGGAAGGCTAACGATCACCGGTGAGCGCAAACTCGAGAAGAACGAGGAGAATCGCCGCTATCACATGCTGGAAACCCAGTATGGCGCCTTCAGCAGGACCTTCTATCTGCCAGATAACGTGAACCCGGATAAGATCTCAGCCGAGTTCAGGGATGGTATTTTGTTGGTGAACGTACCAAAGGATGAGAAGAAGACAATGAAGCGCCAGATCAACATCGCATCCGGAGAGACCAGAGAAGTAAAATCTGAGAAGAAAAAAGAAAAAACACTCTCAGAGAATGGTGCGACTAAATAA
- a CDS encoding Do family serine endopeptidase gives MKTKQFILGVALSAVVGGGVAVGSYKLLEDDHNVVQTEQQYPTVRYTSDMRSSNVVVPEGLNFIKAAQVSTPAVVHVMTEYSVRSSDRYSSPMDPFLREFFGDGFGRSVPRGPQVGSGSGVIVASNGYIVTNNHVIDRADKIEVVLDDKRKFEATLVGSDPTTDIALLKINSENLPTVRYGNSDDLQVGEWVLAVGNPMNLTSTVTAGIVSAKGRNINILRTSATQDMSIESFIQTDAAVNPGNSGGALVNLNGDLVGINTAIASQTGSFAGYSFAVPSAIVSKVVDDLLKYGEVQRALLGASIQEIDAAFAKEKGIKTLNGVYVAAVQERSGAEEAGLKAGDVITAVNDVKVGKSSQLLEQIARYRPGDKVKIAYLRDGKSKTANVTLKNLDNSTELVKRSNAKSVTFDGATFEPVTRQEMSKLGITGGAKIKDVADSKFRDTGMKDGFIITRIDKYEVNEPADVEKHLKNFDSGVVYIEGVYPDGLKAYYPIGKG, from the coding sequence ATGAAGACGAAACAGTTTATACTTGGCGTTGCGCTCTCGGCTGTAGTAGGCGGTGGCGTGGCTGTTGGAAGCTACAAACTGCTGGAGGATGATCATAACGTTGTTCAGACAGAGCAGCAGTACCCCACTGTCCGCTACACCAGCGACATGCGCAGCAGCAACGTGGTAGTGCCGGAAGGCCTTAATTTTATAAAAGCCGCGCAGGTGTCCACACCCGCTGTCGTGCATGTTATGACGGAGTACAGCGTGCGCTCCTCCGACCGCTACAGCAGCCCCATGGATCCGTTCCTGCGTGAGTTCTTTGGCGATGGCTTTGGCCGGAGCGTGCCGCGTGGCCCGCAGGTGGGCTCGGGCTCCGGGGTTATTGTGGCCTCTAACGGTTATATTGTGACCAACAACCACGTGATCGACAGAGCCGATAAGATAGAGGTGGTGCTGGACGATAAGCGCAAGTTTGAGGCTACGCTTGTGGGCTCCGACCCAACCACCGACATCGCGCTGTTAAAGATCAACTCCGAGAACCTGCCAACCGTCCGCTACGGGAACTCCGATGACCTGCAGGTAGGCGAGTGGGTGCTGGCCGTGGGTAACCCCATGAACCTGACCTCTACCGTTACAGCCGGTATCGTAAGTGCCAAAGGACGTAACATCAACATCCTGCGCACCAGCGCCACCCAGGATATGAGCATCGAGTCGTTCATTCAGACGGATGCTGCCGTGAACCCGGGCAACTCAGGTGGTGCCTTGGTAAACCTGAACGGTGACCTGGTAGGTATCAACACTGCCATCGCCTCACAAACAGGCTCTTTTGCCGGTTACTCTTTTGCCGTTCCGTCGGCTATTGTGAGCAAGGTGGTAGATGACCTGCTCAAGTATGGCGAAGTGCAACGCGCGCTGCTAGGAGCTTCTATCCAGGAGATTGACGCGGCCTTTGCGAAAGAAAAAGGTATCAAAACCCTGAATGGGGTGTACGTGGCGGCAGTGCAGGAAAGAAGCGGTGCCGAGGAGGCTGGCCTGAAGGCCGGTGACGTGATTACAGCCGTAAACGATGTGAAAGTGGGTAAGTCGTCCCAGCTGCTGGAGCAGATTGCCCGCTACCGCCCAGGCGATAAGGTGAAAATTGCCTACCTCCGGGACGGAAAGAGCAAAACTGCCAATGTGACGCTCAAGAACCTGGACAACAGCACCGAGCTGGTGAAGCGTAGCAACGCCAAGTCTGTTACGTTTGATGGGGCTACCTTTGAGCCGGTAACACGGCAGGAGATGAGCAAACTGGGTATTACGGGGGGAGCCAAGATCAAAGATGTGGCCGACAGCAAATTCCGCGACACAGGTATGAAGGATGGCTTCATCATTACCCGCATCGACAAGTATGAAGTGAACGAGCCAGCCGACGTGGAGAAGCACCTGAAGAATTTTGACAGTGGTGTGGTGTACATTGAGGGTGTCTATCCGGATGGCCTGAAGGCATACTACCCGATCGGGAAAGGTTAA